In Paenibacillus sp. BIC5C1, a genomic segment contains:
- a CDS encoding YheC/YheD family protein, with protein sequence MLIKRDKWLQYRILRKGSSLVGRLPETHLLKKDTLTKMLLQYQSVVLKPRNGSYGRDIIFIKRNSVRTYRIQNENNVVIMKDTDKVLQWLHKRNKSHGYIVQKRLHLARIGHKPFDIRIIVQRQKGSSTTWNVTGSYAKVAAQGYLVTNVTSRTIPVLEALKLSQIGDRSLLVKAEHIALLAAKRLGERYSKLREVGFDIGIDRKQQVWIIEGNYRPDLRPFRLLKDSSMHRKILWYKKH encoded by the coding sequence ATGTTAATCAAAAGAGATAAATGGTTGCAATATCGCATCCTCCGGAAGGGCTCCTCTCTCGTTGGACGTTTACCAGAAACACACTTGCTTAAAAAGGACACTTTAACGAAGATGCTGCTTCAATATCAAAGCGTTGTACTGAAGCCTCGTAACGGAAGTTATGGAAGGGATATTATCTTTATCAAACGGAACAGTGTAAGAACCTATCGTATTCAAAATGAAAATAATGTGGTCATCATGAAAGACACCGACAAGGTACTCCAATGGCTCCACAAAAGAAACAAAAGTCATGGATACATTGTCCAAAAACGTCTGCATCTTGCCCGAATTGGGCACAAGCCGTTCGACATTCGGATCATCGTCCAGCGTCAAAAAGGCTCTTCAACCACTTGGAACGTTACTGGCTCCTACGCTAAAGTTGCGGCGCAAGGATATCTAGTCACAAATGTGACTAGCCGCACCATTCCAGTGTTGGAGGCACTCAAATTATCTCAAATTGGAGATCGCAGCTTGCTTGTCAAAGCGGAACACATTGCACTATTAGCTGCCAAACGACTGGGAGAACGTTACTCGAAGCTTAGGGAAGTTGGGTTTGATATAGGTATCGACAGGAAACAGCAAGTTTGGATTATCGAAGGCAATTATAGACCGGACCTACGGCCTTTCCGACTTTTGAAAGATTCCTCAATGCATCGCAAAATATTATGGTACAAGAAACATTAA
- a CDS encoding YceI family protein: MSNVKWEVDPDHSSVEFSVKHLMINKIKGVFERFEAVLSFDPNDVTTLGIQASIDANSITTRQRQRDEHLRSEEFFDTAKYPAITFQSTKCVLTGERQYELAGNLTLHGVTKPITFHTVFEGFNKDPRGRERVGFRSNSQY; this comes from the coding sequence ATGAGCAATGTCAAATGGGAAGTGGATCCGGACCACAGTTCTGTTGAGTTTTCGGTGAAGCATTTAATGATTAATAAGATCAAAGGTGTTTTCGAGCGTTTCGAAGCGGTTTTAAGTTTTGACCCCAACGATGTAACAACCTTGGGTATTCAGGCTTCCATCGACGCAAATAGTATCACAACTCGCCAGCGGCAACGCGATGAACACCTGAGGAGCGAAGAATTCTTTGATACTGCTAAGTATCCAGCCATTACGTTTCAAAGCACCAAATGCGTTCTTACTGGCGAACGGCAATATGAACTTGCAGGCAATCTAACGCTGCATGGCGTAACAAAACCTATCACTTTTCATACCGTTTTTGAAGGGTTTAATAAAGACCCTCGTGGCCGGGAACGTGTGGGCTTTCGTTCAAACAGCCAGTATTGA
- a CDS encoding bifunctional glycosyltransferase family 2/GtrA family protein, producing MIIDKTEDGKTIILIPSLEPDERLPAYVRQLREYGLTHIVIVDDGSGEAYQSIFEELGENGCVLLRHAENLGKGAALKTGFKYIGEQFDASSFVVTADSDGQHAAEDVYRLAKEARQHPDSLVLGVRNFSEGGIPPKSLLGNRMTSFIFAMLYGKKLSDTQTGLRAFGPGLLAFMQDVRGTRFEYELQMLISCIQSGIPIHTMPIQVIYENGNAGTHFKAIQDSARVMGVLFSNFLRFISSSVASSVVDLGIAWFLIDFLRPILGQQDYLRILLATVIARIISIVVNYVLNRYFVFRKEDSQGSLWRYLTLCGFVIVLSSTGVYLFHTIFFVDEKIAKFVCDALLFLLSFQLQRRWVFAARREQL from the coding sequence ATGATTATAGATAAAACTGAAGACGGCAAAACGATCATCCTTATTCCATCGCTTGAGCCAGATGAGAGACTTCCAGCCTATGTACGGCAATTGCGAGAATATGGCTTGACCCATATTGTCATTGTGGACGATGGATCTGGTGAGGCGTATCAGTCGATTTTCGAAGAGCTGGGTGAAAACGGGTGTGTTTTGCTGCGTCATGCGGAAAATCTGGGAAAGGGTGCTGCACTTAAGACCGGATTTAAGTATATCGGAGAGCAGTTCGATGCATCTTCGTTCGTCGTCACTGCGGACTCAGATGGGCAGCACGCAGCAGAGGATGTATACAGACTTGCGAAAGAAGCCAGGCAGCATCCTGACTCATTGGTTCTTGGGGTAAGAAACTTCAGTGAGGGAGGCATACCGCCGAAATCCTTGCTGGGTAATCGAATGACGTCCTTTATTTTTGCTATGCTTTACGGCAAAAAGCTATCAGATACCCAAACCGGGCTTCGAGCCTTTGGCCCCGGACTGCTAGCTTTCATGCAAGATGTTCGCGGCACTCGTTTTGAATACGAGCTGCAGATGCTCATCTCGTGTATTCAGTCCGGTATACCGATTCATACCATGCCGATTCAAGTCATCTATGAGAATGGAAATGCAGGCACACACTTTAAAGCGATTCAGGACAGCGCTCGGGTGATGGGTGTGCTGTTCTCCAACTTCCTGCGGTTTATTTCCTCTTCAGTTGCGAGTTCTGTCGTTGATTTGGGAATTGCATGGTTTTTGATCGACTTTTTGCGGCCTATATTGGGTCAGCAGGATTATCTAAGGATTCTGCTCGCAACCGTGATTGCGAGAATTATTTCTATTGTCGTCAACTATGTACTGAATAGGTATTTTGTATTCCGCAAAGAGGATAGCCAGGGCAGTCTATGGCGCTATTTGACGTTGTGTGGATTCGTGATTGTGCTGTCCAGTACGGGGGTATATTTGTTCCATACGATTTTCTTCGTGGATGAGAAAATCGCGAAATTTGTCTGTGATGCCTTGCTGTTCCTGCTCAGTTTTCAATTGCAGCGAAGATGGGTATTTGCGGCAAGGAGGGAGCAGCTGTAG